In Buchnera aphidicola (Sipha maydis), the following proteins share a genomic window:
- the cspE gene encoding transcription antiterminator/RNA stability regulator CspE: MSKIKGQVKWFNEAKGFGFITPEDGSKDVFVHFSSIQGEGFKTLSEGQNVEFEIQEGQKGPSAINVFAI, translated from the coding sequence ATGTCAAAAATTAAAGGGCAAGTAAAATGGTTTAATGAAGCAAAAGGCTTTGGATTTATTACTCCAGAAGATGGAAGTAAAGATGTTTTCGTGCATTTTTCTTCTATTCAAGGAGAAGGTTTTAAAACTTTATCTGAAGGGCAAAATGTTGAATTTGAAATACAAGAAGGACAAAAAGGTCCATCAGCTATCAATGTTTTTGCAATTTAA